The DNA segment AAATGGTGTTTGACATCCACCGGGATTCCGGTTCACGCGGGAGCACTACCGCCCAGATCAACGGCCAGGATGTAGCGAAGGTCTTTTTTATCATTGGCGGTTCCAACCCCAACTGGCAGGAAAATTCCGAGTTTGCCAAGAAACTGCATGCGAAATTGCAGCAAATGTACCCCGGCCTTTCGAAAGGCGTTCACAAGAACAAGTGGGACAATCCGGCTTACGATTCGCGCTACAACCAAGATCTGTTCAAAAATTCGGTGCTGATCGAAATCGGCGGTCCGGACAATACGCTGGAAGAATGTTACCGGACAGCCGACATGCTGGCGAACGTAATCGCCGAAGCGGCAAAAGACAAACAAACGGCCGCCGGCAATCAGGGGCGTCCTTAGTTGGGCAGGTTGGTATAGAATGGAATTCTCCCGAACATACTAGGAAGAGAGCTAGAGTGGTAGGGCGGAAGGAGACAAGGGAGGATTCAGAGCGATGTTGCTGGTGAAACGGTTTTTGCTGTATGCGAGTCTCGTTTGCATGACCATCGTGCTGGTGGGGGGTGGCTTTCATACGGCGGAGTTGGGCATCCAGTCGCTTGTCGGAACGGGCGGCCCGCCAAAATCGATTCATGTGAATGCTGACAAGCAAGCGATCCGCGTGACGGTGCTCGGCAAGCAGGTGGTGGAGCCAAAACCGACGCTCGGCGACCGGTGGAGCCGGCAGATCGAATCGACCAGGAGCGAACTGGGCGAAACGATGAGCGAGTTCAGTTTTCAGACCGGCCGTTTGCTGCAGGATGTGTCAAGACGGATCATCGAATGGATCGGCTCGCAACTGGAAGAATCAGTGCGGTAAGCGATGGCGGCAGCGTCGTCGCTTTTTTTGTTTGTCCGCCCAGCATGGGCGTTCATCTATAGGTGCAAGTCCCGAACGGGGGCTGGCGAGCGCCTACCGTTAGCCAAAAGGAAGCGTGTCTGCCTTGAGGCAGAATTTGGAGGAAGCTGGAGGCAAACGCTCGGCCAAAGGTACATGAACCCAATTCGAGGCTGGGGTAGTCGGATGAGCCTGCAAAACATGGTGACGTCCAAAGCCGCCAAGGGCTATTTCGCCCCCTCCCACTGAGGAGGGGACTACGAGGACGTACATTGCACCAGCCGTTCACTTTTCGATTGGGTCAGAATCTCTCGAATCCGGTCGATCTGAATCACCCGAATCACGCCGTTGGAGAATTGGATAAAGCCTTGCTGGCGCCATTTTTGGATGATCTTGTTTACCGTAATCCGGGACGTGCCGATGTACCGGGCGAACGCTGTCTGGTCGATGGGAATGTTTTCGTTCTCGTGAATTTGAATCAACTTCAACAAAAAGTGAGCCATTTGTTGTTCGGCCGGGCTGTCCAGATACGAGATGATTTCGGCGAGGAGTCGTATTTTATAAATATGGGAGTTGGTGAAGATCATCGCAGCATGGGGATGTTCCCTACACACTTTTGCCAAGGCATCGTCAGAGAAATGATAGAGAATCGAGGGAGTAGTGGTAACCGCGGTTGTCAAATAGGTTCCTCTGTGAGCCCCGCTTTCCCCCAGTAGGGTCCCGAGCGGGATGTAGTCAATGACACGCTCGTGGCCGTTATCGGATAACAGGCTGATTTTCACACCGCCCTGCTCCAGGTAATAAAAGCCTCTGCCGTTTTCTCCTTGCCGATACACGAACGTATTCTTTTTCAGTTCCATTTTTTGTCCATACGGTAAGAACGGCTTCCACTTGTAGCGAAGGTTTAACATACGATCACCTTTTCTTCCCAACATCATTTTCTGCGCATATTGGACAGGAGTGACGCGACCCGAACTAAACTATTTTCGCTGTC comes from the Effusibacillus pohliae DSM 22757 genome and includes:
- a CDS encoding Crp/Fnr family transcriptional regulator yields the protein MLNLRYKWKPFLPYGQKMELKKNTFVYRQGENGRGFYYLEQGGVKISLLSDNGHERVIDYIPLGTLLGESGAHRGTYLTTAVTTTPSILYHFSDDALAKVCREHPHAAMIFTNSHIYKIRLLAEIISYLDSPAEQQMAHFLLKLIQIHENENIPIDQTAFARYIGTSRITVNKIIQKWRQQGFIQFSNGVIRVIQIDRIREILTQSKSERLVQCTSS